The genomic region ACTTAGATTTGTATTATGAACAGTAAGAATTACGACCAAGAATTTAAAGCTACCATTCTAGAGCTGTTGGGTACCGGCAGAACGGTCAAGTCCCTATCGGATGAGTATGGTGTCAGTCAAGCCTCCATTAACAGATGGAAAAGGATGTCAAAAACATCGGGCAGTATAAATACTTCTTTGGGAGGTGAAGAAAACCAGAGGATCAAAGCCTTGGAAAAAGAGCTGAAAGATGTGAAGTTGGAACGCGATATCCTAAAAAAGGCGGTAAGCATCTTTTCCAAGAGCGACAGGTGATATACGGTTTCATTAAAGACCATAGAGGCAGATTCCCTGTTGGAAAGATGTGCAAATGCATGCGGGTGAGCAAGAATGCCTACTACACTTGGCTAAGGGCAGGCCAGGGCTGCAGGCCCAATAGTGGCCTGGATGGCTTAAAAGAAAGGATCCGGGAAGTATACCATGGCAGTAACCGGATATATGGCAGTTCAAGAATCCAGAAAGTACTGGAAAGGCAGGGTGTGTTTTATAGCAAGTCCTACATTGCCCTTTTGATGAAAAAAATGGGGCTTAAAAGTATTTTAAGCAGGAAGTTCAGGGTGACCACGACCGATTCGGGGCATTCGTTCCCGATTGCAGAAAACCTACTGGGAAGGGACTTTACCAGCGATAGCCTCGGCGAGAAATGGGTATCGGACATCACATACATCAAAATAGGGAATGGCTGGAATTACCTGACAACAATATTGGATTTGGCGGACAGAAAAGTGCTTTCATGGGTCTTAAGCGAAGATATGACCGTAGAGAACACCGTTTACAAAGCATGGAGCCTGGCCAGAAAAAGAAGGGAAATAACGGACAACCATCTTTTCCATTCGGACCAAGGGAGCCAGTACGCCTGCCACAGAATGGTGTCCCTTTTTTACATGAGCCCTAAAATAACCCAGAGCATGAGCAGGAAGGGAAACTGCTGGGACAATGCCGTGGCGGAAAGCTTCTTTAAGACCATAAAATACGAATGCATCTATAGGCATAGCTTCAAATCGTACCTGCAGGCTTACCAAATTATTGAGAATTACATCCAATGGTACAACAACGTCAGGATACATTCAGCCTTGGACTTTAAAACACCAGCTGAAAAGGAGTTGGAACTAAAAATTAAAAAGATGTATAACGTAGCATAAAAATAGTACCAAATTTATTAGGTAGTCCATATAGTTATTGGATTGATCATTACAAGCGCGATTATTTATAATTCTTACACTTCAATTATTCCTGAAAATTTTATCAAAGTGGAAAGTGAAATTTTATACTTTGAAGAAAGAATTAGATGGGAAACAAGAACTGGAGGAGATAGTGGACACATTGCAATAGCAACTTATTACAACCCCATTATTAGCTATAGTTATTTAGGTTCTACATTTATATACAAACCAAAGGTAACAGCAAGCCTTAAAATTCCAGATTTTAATACGGATGTTGAAATTTTTATACAACCTGAAAATCCAAAAAACGCAAAACACAAGTATTCAAATGCAACTACCTAAAAAGTTTGTTAGTGCAACTGTACTTTTTAATTCTGACTATGTAAAATTCGACAACCTCGAAGAAACTTTGTCTTCAATAATTAGTCAACTTAGTATTAGTTCTCTGGTTTTTAATTATAAAAGGAATGATAAGAAAACCCTCTTTGGCCAATTTGCTGTTTTTAATTTTTGGTTGGAATCAGAAGATAATAGAAAAATAATATTATTAGATTGTGAAATTAATCGTAATACCTTGTATGATTTTTTATCTATTTTAAATAAATTTTGTTTTGAAAAGAATATACATATCTAAGTTCAAGGAATAAGTGCAAAATTAATATTTAAAACTCTTGGGGCTAGCCCCAAGAGTTTTAGGACCAATTGTTATATTAATCTTGCATGAAAAAATACAAACAATTGACCATCCACCAAAGGTATCAAATTGAAGCCTTATTGGAAACAGAAATCAGTAAAAGTGAAATAGCTATAATTATCGGGGTCGACCCCTGTACCGTTTACAGGGAGTTATCTAGGAACATTGCCAAACGGGGAAAGACCGCTGGCAGCTATATAGCCAAAAATGCACAGCGAAGAGCAGATAACAGGCATAAAATGAAGCCCAAGAAATTACAGCTCACGGAACAGTTGAAAGAGCGTATCGCGGGTTTGCTCCGTTATGAAAAGTGGAGTCCAGAACTTATAAGCAAACGCTTAGCTATTGAAGAGGAAACCTGTGTGAGCCACGAGACAATATACCAGTGGATATGGAGCGTTAAGAAGAGCAAGAAAAAGGCAGATGCTAAATACGCTAAACTCTACAAAGATCTCAAGCATGGTAGCAGGAGGCAAAAGAGAGGGAACGCCAAGGATAAGCGGGGAGCCATTAAAAACCGTGTAGGAATTGACCAGCGCCCAGATGTGCTGGACCACCGTGAGCGTATAGGCGATATTGAAGTAGACCTGATGATGGGAAGCAATCACAGATCGGCTCTTTTGGTAATGACAGACAGGGCCACATTGGTAACGATGATGGAAAAACTAAGTGGGAAAGAAGCTGGGGAGGTATATGAAAAAATGGAGAAGAGGCTCACCAACTTCAGTTCATCTTGGGTGAAGACCTTGACCTTCGATAACGGAAAGGAGTTTGCACAGCATCAAAAAATAGGAAGGCTCCTCAACGCAAAAACATACTTTACCAGACCTTATACATCACAGGATAAAGGAACCGTAGAGAATAGAATAGGTGTGATAAGAAGATTTTTTCCGAAGAAAACAGACCTGAGAAAAGTCTCAGAAAAAAGAATAAAAGAAGTTGAAAGATTACTAAATTACAGACCGATTAGAAAATTTAATTACCAAAACCCAATTGAAGTCCTAAGAAACAAATGTTTTGCACTTATGGGTTGAACTCAGCATATTAATAATATTTTTGAAAATGACGGTTACCAATTGGATAATAAAAATAAAGAAATTATTAGAAATCTTTACCGGGAAAATACTAATTATGACAACAAATAGTTAATTGCTAATGCAACTCTACTCATATGAATCCTCTCATATTTTTTAATCGCTTTGAGCTGGACTTGCAACAAAAAGTCGGACATTTTTTCTAAGACCTATGCTACATTTTTAAATTGATAAAATTCTTGTTCTACTTCAAAAGGAGTTTTATACCCTAAAAAAGAGTGTAAACGTTTTCTGTTGTACCATATTTCGATATACTCAAAAATTGCAGTTTCAGCCTGCTCTATAGTTTTAAACTCACCATCATAAACAAGTTCTACTTTTAAGGTTTTAAAGAAAGACTCAGCTACGGAATTATCCAACAATTACCTTTCCTGCTCATGGATTGGGTTACCAGAGAGGTAGATTTTATAAATGTTCTAAATGCTTTTGAGGCGTATTGTATTCCTCGATCCGAGTGAAATATTAAACCCATGTTTATCTTACGTTTGCTTACAGCCATTTTCCACGCAGGAATAATGGTTTGCTTGGTGTGCAGGCTTGTACTTAATGACCAACCGATTACTTGCCTGTCAAATAAATCAATAATAGCTGTAAAATACAACCATCCCTGATTGGTTTGAATGTAAGTGATATCGCTAACCCAAGCTTTATTTAACCTGTCTGGGGTAAAGTTTCTGTTCAATAAATTTCTACAAACAGGGTATTTGTGATTGGAATCTGTGGTAGCCTTAAACTTCCTTTTATGTTTGCTCACCCAATTGTTTGCCTTCATAATTTTAGCCACTCTGCATCTGGATATACGGTGACCTTTGCGCTTTAGCTGTTCCGCTATTCTTGTGGAGCCATAACGCTGTTTGCTCAGTTCAAATTCCTTTTTTATTAAATCGGTGAACAGGCTATGTTCCAATGCCCGTTTTGATGGACCAGCCGTGTACCACCTATAAAAACTGCTCCTACTTACTTTAAAAACTTTGCACATCCTCTCGATGGGGTATAAATGTTTGTAACTGGCTATAAATCCATAGACTTCCCATCGCTCTTGGAGAAGATGTGCACGGCCTTTTTTAATATTTCAAGTTC from Galbibacter sp. BG1 harbors:
- a CDS encoding IS3 family transposase (programmed frameshift); its protein translation is MNSKNYDQEFKATILELLGTGRTVKSLSDEYGVSQASINRWKRMSKTSGSINTSLGGEENQRIKALEKELKDVKLERDIPKKGGKHLFQERQVIYGFIKDHRGRFPVGKMCKCMRVSKNAYYTWLRAGQGCRPNSGLDGLKERIREVYHGSNRIYGSSRIQKVLERQGVFYSKSYIALLMKKMGLKSILSRKFRVTTTDSGHSFPIAENLLGRDFTSDSLGEKWVSDITYIKIGNGWNYLTTILDLADRKVLSWVLSEDMTVENTVYKAWSLARKRREITDNHLFHSDQGSQYACHRMVSLFYMSPKITQSMSRKGNCWDNAVAESFFKTIKYECIYRHSFKSYLQAYQIIENYIQWYNNVRIHSALDFKTPAEKELELKIKKMYNVA
- a CDS encoding IS30 family transposase, which codes for MKKYKQLTIHQRYQIEALLETEISKSEIAIIIGVDPCTVYRELSRNIAKRGKTAGSYIAKNAQRRADNRHKMKPKKLQLTEQLKERIAGLLRYEKWSPELISKRLAIEEETCVSHETIYQWIWSVKKSKKKADAKYAKLYKDLKHGSRRQKRGNAKDKRGAIKNRVGIDQRPDVLDHRERIGDIEVDLMMGSNHRSALLVMTDRATLVTMMEKLSGKEAGEVYEKMEKRLTNFSSSWVKTLTFDNGKEFAQHQKIGRLLNAKTYFTRPYTSQDKGTVENRIGVIRRFFPKKTDLRKVSEKRIKEVERLLNYRPIRKFNYQNPIEVLRNKCFALMG